A region of Rhodospirillales bacterium DNA encodes the following proteins:
- the pstA gene encoding phosphate ABC transporter permease PstA, whose amino-acid sequence MAAIELQGAAAPDSGTLSSSARIRGARRAEAIFVGLGIIVTSIGVVTLLALLGGLAYDGWTRLTPDFFTSFPSRRAGQAGILSAWVGSLVVVLVCAAVAVPIGVAAGVYLEEYAPRNWLTDVIEINVNNLAGVPSIVYGLLALGLFVYGLGLGQSVATAGLTLALLILPIIIVATRESVRAVPQAIREAAYGIGATKWQVTSHHVLPYASPGVTTGVIIGLSRAIGETAPLVMIGALSFIAFLPTPPLGSEFPFVSFQWLLDPFTVLPIQMFNWVSRPDPAFQANAAATGLVLLVMTLLMNGFAIWFRIRMRRAIKW is encoded by the coding sequence ATGGCCGCCATCGAGCTCCAGGGCGCCGCCGCGCCCGATTCCGGAACCCTCTCGTCGTCCGCCCGCATCCGCGGCGCGCGGCGCGCCGAGGCGATCTTCGTCGGCCTGGGGATCATCGTCACGTCGATCGGCGTCGTCACCCTGCTGGCGCTGCTCGGCGGCCTCGCCTACGACGGATGGACCCGCCTGACCCCCGACTTCTTCACCAGCTTCCCGTCGCGCCGCGCAGGGCAGGCCGGGATCCTGTCGGCCTGGGTCGGCTCGCTGGTCGTGGTGCTGGTGTGCGCCGCCGTCGCCGTGCCGATCGGGGTCGCGGCCGGCGTCTATCTCGAGGAGTACGCGCCGCGCAACTGGCTGACCGACGTCATCGAGATCAACGTCAACAACCTCGCCGGCGTGCCGTCGATCGTCTACGGGCTGCTGGCGCTGGGCCTGTTCGTCTACGGCCTCGGACTCGGCCAGAGCGTCGCCACCGCGGGGCTGACGCTGGCGCTGCTCATCCTGCCGATCATCATCGTGGCCACGCGCGAGTCGGTGCGCGCCGTGCCGCAGGCGATCCGCGAGGCGGCCTACGGGATCGGCGCCACCAAGTGGCAGGTGACGTCGCACCACGTGCTGCCCTACGCCTCGCCCGGCGTCACCACCGGCGTGATCATCGGGCTGTCGCGCGCGATCGGCGAGACGGCGCCGCTGGTCATGATCGGCGCGCTGTCGTTCATCGCCTTCCTGCCGACGCCGCCGCTGGGGAGCGAGTTCCCGTTCGTGTCGTTCCAGTGGCTGCTCGATCCGTTCACGGTGCTGCCGATCCAGATGTTCAACTGGGTGTCGCGCCCCGACCCGGCCTTCCAGGCCAACGCGGCCGCCACCGGCCTCGTCCTTCTCGTGATGACGCTGCTGATGAACGGCTTCGCCATCTGGTTCCGCATCCGCATGCGGCGCGCGATCAAGTGGTAG
- a CDS encoding phosphate ABC transporter ATP-binding protein has product MTVMNLVTPADKLPPPKMEGSKVKVFYGAKQALFDVDIAVRDRHVTALIGPSGCGKSTFLRCLNRMNDVVSGARVEGSITLDGRDVYDRSVDVVQLRARVGMVFQKPNPFPKSIYENVAYGPRIHGLAANKTELDEIVENSLKKAGLWKEVADRLAQSGTGLSGGQQQRLCIARAIAVSPEVILMDEPCSALDPIATAIIEELIDELRQNFTIVIVTHSMQQAARVSQFTAFFHLGNLVEYGETPQIFTNPKAERTQAYITGRFG; this is encoded by the coding sequence ATGACCGTCATGAATCTCGTCACGCCCGCCGACAAGCTGCCGCCGCCGAAGATGGAGGGCAGCAAGGTCAAGGTGTTCTACGGCGCCAAGCAGGCCCTGTTCGACGTCGACATCGCGGTGCGCGACCGGCACGTGACGGCGCTGATCGGGCCGTCGGGCTGCGGCAAGTCGACCTTCCTGCGCTGCCTCAACCGCATGAACGACGTGGTCAGCGGCGCCCGCGTCGAGGGCTCGATCACGCTCGATGGCCGCGACGTCTACGACCGTTCCGTCGACGTGGTGCAGCTGCGCGCCCGCGTCGGCATGGTGTTCCAGAAGCCGAACCCGTTCCCCAAGTCGATCTACGAGAACGTCGCCTACGGGCCGCGCATCCACGGCCTGGCCGCCAACAAGACGGAGCTCGACGAGATCGTCGAGAACAGCCTCAAGAAGGCCGGTCTGTGGAAGGAGGTCGCCGACCGCCTCGCCCAGTCGGGCACCGGCCTGTCGGGCGGCCAGCAGCAGCGCCTGTGCATCGCGCGCGCGATCGCCGTCAGCCCCGAGGTGATCCTGATGGACGAGCCGTGCTCGGCGCTCGATCCGATCGCCACCGCGATCATCGAGGAGCTGATCGACGAGCTGCGGCAGAACTTCACCATCGTGATCGTCACCCACTCCATGCAGCAGGCCGCGCGGGTGTCGCAGTTCACCGCCTTCTTCCACCTCGGCAACCTGGTCGAGTACGGCGAGACCCCGCAGATCTTCACCAACCCGAAGGCGGAGCGGACGCAGGCCTACATCACCGGCCGGTTCGGCTGA
- the phoU gene encoding phosphate signaling complex protein PhoU translates to MPADHLVKKFDDELGKLDAAISEMGGLAEAQLSRALQAVRDRDTALAEDVIRGDARIDDIERSVQDQVMRMLALRQPMAVDLRTILSAIKIAGAIERIADYAKNTAKRSIVLSQTAAPARAVTGIDRIGRLVQGLLKDVLDAFARGDVEKAKSVWLRDEEIDDAYNGLFRELLTYMMEDARTITAGTHLMFMAKNIERIGDHVTNVAELVAFRVTGGTFDESRPKGAASIYTP, encoded by the coding sequence ATGCCCGCCGACCATCTGGTCAAGAAGTTCGACGATGAGCTCGGCAAGCTCGACGCCGCCATCAGCGAGATGGGCGGCCTGGCCGAGGCCCAGCTCAGCCGCGCGCTTCAGGCCGTGCGCGACCGCGACACGGCGCTGGCCGAGGACGTCATCCGCGGCGACGCCCGCATCGACGACATCGAGCGCTCGGTGCAGGACCAGGTGATGCGCATGCTGGCGCTGCGCCAGCCCATGGCGGTCGACCTGCGCACCATCCTCTCGGCCATCAAGATCGCCGGCGCCATCGAGCGCATCGCGGACTACGCCAAGAACACCGCCAAGCGCTCGATCGTGCTGTCGCAGACCGCCGCGCCGGCGCGCGCCGTCACCGGCATCGACCGCATCGGCCGGCTGGTGCAGGGGCTGCTCAAGGACGTGCTGGACGCCTTCGCGCGCGGCGACGTCGAGAAGGCCAAGTCGGTGTGGCTGCGCGACGAGGAGATCGACGACGCCTACAACGGGCTGTTCCGCGAGCTGCTGACCTACATGATGGAGGACGCGCGCACCATCACCGCCGGCACCCACCTCATGTTCATGGCCAAGAACATCGAGCGCATCGGCGACCACGTCACCAACGTGGCCGAACTGGTGGCGTTCCGCGTCACCGGCGGGACCTTCGACGAGAGCCGGCCCAAGGGCGCGGCGAGCATCTACACGCCATGA
- the phoB gene encoding phosphate regulon transcriptional regulator PhoB: MTGPAATHASRPHVLVVEDEAPLVELLRYNLDRAGYRVSTAADGEAAMRALGEDMPDLVLLDWMLPLMSGLEVCRQLRRQPTTSNIPIIMLTARGEEQDRVRGLDAGADDYVTKPFSPTELVARVRAVLRRIRPALAEQVLGYADLSMDLVQHRVTRAGQAIHLGPTEFRLLRHFMEHPGRVFSREQLLDGVWGRDVYIEARTVDVHIRRLRVAINLDGMPDLIRTVRATGYALDTQPH; the protein is encoded by the coding sequence ATGACCGGTCCCGCAGCCACGCACGCCTCGCGGCCGCACGTCCTCGTCGTCGAGGACGAGGCGCCGCTGGTCGAGCTGCTGCGCTACAACCTCGACCGCGCCGGCTACCGGGTGTCGACCGCCGCCGACGGCGAGGCGGCGATGCGGGCGCTGGGCGAGGACATGCCCGACCTGGTGCTGCTGGACTGGATGCTGCCGCTGATGTCGGGCCTCGAGGTCTGCCGGCAGCTCAGGCGCCAGCCGACGACCTCGAACATCCCGATCATCATGCTGACGGCCCGCGGCGAGGAGCAGGACCGCGTGCGCGGGCTCGACGCCGGCGCCGACGACTACGTCACCAAGCCGTTCTCGCCGACCGAGCTGGTGGCGCGCGTGCGCGCCGTCCTGCGCCGCATCCGGCCGGCGCTGGCCGAGCAGGTGCTGGGCTACGCCGACCTGTCGATGGACCTGGTCCAGCACCGCGTCACGCGCGCCGGCCAGGCGATCCACCTCGGTCCGACCGAGTTCCGGCTGCTGCGCCATTTCATGGAGCACCCCGGCCGCGTGTTCAGCCGCGAGCAGCTGCTGGACGGCGTCTGGGGCCGCGACGTCTACATCGAGGCGCGCACGGTCGACGTGCACATCCGCCGGCTGCGCGTGGCCATCAACCTCGACGGCATGCCCGACCTCATCCGCACCGTGCGGGCGACCGGCTACGCGCTCGACACCCAGCCGCATTGA